The nucleotide window cagcttgggattgattaaccgtgaatgtagatattgacgacagagtttcagttttatttcttaaaggtgtctaataccaaccaatcaTATCCACACCTAtgcttcacagtctcactcacgctttgaggcaatttggtatagagcaaaataacaaaGCTTATTTAAttccagcgatcttattgagcattcaaaattagctctgaaagtttgcaatgattcagAATTAGCAGCAGGGGactgcatttctagcaatcttctcaccagaacatgcttaatttcatctctctttccataagtagataggagaagagctacagcttgtggataattggcggcctGAAATTTAAATCCCGAAattaatttcgaagcttctcctgtgagcGAACTTCGTAAATATGgaaacttctgaattggttccaagtcttttCGCTGATGTACTGACACatcgtatagttcccagaaggaattccattccaatatatctccagagtaatgcggaagatccagtttgggcaatctaatactggctgtaggcagtggcggtggttgcgttagCGGATTTAGTAACTTtaaattgttagtaatagagctattgagtttgccgatgTGTGAACGGATGTCTCTTGCATActcagcttgatttatcatttcatcagacatttcttcttctttaactaaatccaaaatttgttcatccaaagcaagaactttgttcaaattatctaaaatagaatccctaagggaagttatagcatcaatatcagttgaatcgatcacttcggtcatcttcccaataaaacgtgtaATAACGGATTTATAACTGCCATgtctacgcttcaacgactccattgtgacaagaccaaactcagacaatacaaatacaatatattcaaattttctggaaataataaatatgcatccaactataataactgggttcaaaagttttaaattagcaaattttcacaaaggtgactcatcacccaataattttctcccaaattaaacaatgaaaaggagaaattttataatGCGTGCGTAGTGCAAGgtgcaggccctgtcccatacttaacccagccttaaatctgaaggggaaggacGGGGTAACCACGATCGTACtcaccttctaccaccctttacttttcacatattggtttgactcaatgcaaatacgttgagccaacGCCTTGTAACTTTTATGATGGAAATGAATCCCATCTCTGGCTATTTCACCTTCTGATAATAAAGATCACCCTAACTCTTGTatctctctttaattttttatttaaacagttttttctcttttgatagttttcggcagaggttctagatggtgttttccgtatttctattaacataacaaaaacctcTTAATTATTGATTGTACgtagactctctaccaatcctagaatatttttgtgaatactattcaccaggttaaggttatctcctggtacatctaagtcattgctacctatgaacaagatagtgatactaggcccataCGTAGTAAGTTCGATTATCAGgccaggtgtcataaggttggttgtaacagcccctggtctaccaaatgtcTTATATTCTAAGGGTTCCAATAATGCCGATCTACCACCATGAAAACAATTCTCCATAAgggtgacatgagaatgtcccacaatagctactttacgcttcattgctaaattgttaaacgagaaatattctaacaagagaaaatttacattaattcaaagtagagaaaaataacaaaacaaaatttaagacttaaggcaagcaggacaaggccatactaatttaatcaaacttcatattcggaaccgttttaatcaagcctgaaGTGCCTCTAACCTTTCAAATAGcgcgaaaaaaaaagtatttactgtTTCTTGCGGCACCACACAAAGAGAAAATGAGACGGGTTAACCACGTCTGGTTATGTAGGCAGGATACCACATACCAATTTAAAGAATGCGCAAAAATAAAAGGATTCAACAAGGTCAGGGAGGGTAGGCCTTATCcagcaaaacatcaacacaacatagttattagagagaaaaccctgcgtaaatgtccaatataatcaccaacggtattaatcgtacatgtgactaaaccaaagAATTATTATGTGATCGGCGTTCAAAACttagaaattatcgaaaaatctcacaaatTTCACATAAACCTGGTTAATACGGCAACACATTCCTGCGGACTTATTCTAAAGATTCATCAAACTGGCATACGACTTCATATATCCTGCGAACAAGTACTACAAACTATTACCAACTTGGCTCACAACACCAAATATACTGCCAAcatatcctggtcacggcaccaaatatcgttacttattagggtcaaacaagcaacatataatgacttcagtcagtaacagaaattactaattaccagattcgtttaagagaactcaagactcTTTCTCTACATtaagaattcattgcgttgtgttacaaagacaaaaggac belongs to Palaemon carinicauda isolate YSFRI2023 chromosome 17, ASM3689809v2, whole genome shotgun sequence and includes:
- the LOC137655995 gene encoding uncharacterized protein, whose product is MSDEMINQAEYARDIRSHIGKLNSSITNNLKLLNPLTQPPPLPTASIRLPKLDLPHYSGDILEWNSFWELYDVSVHQRKDLEPIQKFPYLRSSLTGEASKLISGFKFQAANYPQAVALLLSTYGKRDEIKHVLVRRLLEMQSPAANSESLQTFRANFECSIRSLELNKLCYFALYQIASKRE